The following coding sequences lie in one Pseudomonadota bacterium genomic window:
- a CDS encoding diadenylate cyclase, which yields MHYLLDWRMVLDILLITLLIYSIFRTLRATGTWKIAVGLTFTACVAVVARLLDLQGLEWFFSNFSQIALLALLIIFQPEIRRILERSFSMGISRGAEAEQIPEIVDQALFDLAEKKWGGLVVFHGEVPLQQWITEGTRIDALPSVPALLSLFDPNSPGHDGAILFEGNRINRFGVHLPLSGSNRLSNEYGTRHHAALGLAEKTDSLILAVSEERGIVTAFHDGDYQKLEARGKAAGIIRDHLGRNRSLTTTPGRIKQDFFLNFGQIVGSLFLAMILWVTVIQSRTEIREMFFTVPIEYSKTDKNIHIADKQSDVRLLIEGSLANLRGIDSSMLRVQVDLSSLAPGRHRINLSEANISVPGKLRVKEIQPDSFDLKIRKILSRDIPVKPQLIGKLPEGYRLDRFEVKPSVVTITADIPEIKGVATTPIFIHELRETTSVQCKIIVPAKLQESGRTLPDVEVLLVISKMKK from the coding sequence ATGCACTATCTTCTTGACTGGAGAATGGTTCTCGACATCCTCCTCATCACCCTGCTTATTTATTCCATCTTTCGGACCCTGCGGGCCACGGGCACCTGGAAAATCGCTGTCGGGCTGACATTCACCGCCTGTGTGGCTGTCGTGGCGCGTCTTCTTGATCTACAGGGACTTGAATGGTTTTTTTCCAATTTCAGCCAGATTGCCCTGCTTGCCCTGCTCATTATTTTTCAACCGGAAATCCGGCGGATTCTTGAGCGGTCTTTTTCCATGGGGATTTCCCGCGGCGCAGAAGCGGAACAGATTCCGGAAATCGTCGACCAGGCCCTGTTTGATCTTGCTGAAAAAAAATGGGGCGGACTTGTCGTATTCCATGGAGAAGTACCCTTGCAGCAATGGATCACCGAAGGTACCCGGATCGATGCGCTTCCCAGCGTTCCTGCCCTGTTGAGTCTCTTTGACCCGAACTCACCGGGGCACGACGGCGCAATTCTGTTTGAAGGCAACCGCATTAACCGTTTCGGTGTTCATCTGCCGTTGTCAGGGAGTAATCGGCTCTCCAATGAGTACGGCACCCGGCATCATGCAGCCCTTGGCCTGGCGGAAAAAACCGATTCCCTTATTCTGGCGGTGAGCGAGGAAAGAGGAATCGTTACCGCCTTTCATGACGGAGATTACCAAAAGCTTGAGGCGCGGGGAAAAGCGGCTGGCATTATCCGGGATCATCTGGGCCGCAACAGATCTCTTACCACGACACCGGGACGGATCAAGCAGGATTTCTTCCTCAATTTCGGCCAGATTGTCGGCAGTCTCTTTCTCGCTATGATCCTGTGGGTTACCGTGATTCAATCACGGACCGAAATCAGAGAAATGTTTTTCACTGTTCCCATCGAATACAGCAAAACCGATAAAAATATCCATATTGCTGACAAGCAGTCGGATGTCCGCTTGCTTATCGAGGGTTCGCTGGCCAATCTGCGGGGCATAGATTCTTCCATGCTTCGTGTTCAGGTTGATCTGTCTTCCCTGGCACCGGGAAGACACCGGATCAATCTTTCGGAGGCCAATATCAGTGTTCCCGGTAAACTGCGGGTAAAGGAAATCCAACCGGATTCTTTTGACCTGAAAATCAGGAAAATCCTTTCACGGGATATCCCTGTCAAGCCGCAACTTATCGGCAAACTTCCTGAAGGATACCGCCTCGACAGATTCGAAGTCAAGCCATCCGTAGTCACGATTACTGCTGATATTCCCGAGATCAAAGGAGTTGCGACGACTCCTATCTTCATCCATGAGTTGCGTGAGACAACTTCAGTCCAGTGCAAGATCATTGTGCCTGCAAAACTCCAGGAGAGCGGTCGAACCTTGCCGGATGTTGAAGTTCTGCTGGTTATTTCAAAGATGAAAAAATGA
- the gpmI gene encoding 2,3-bisphosphoglycerate-independent phosphoglycerate mutase, which produces MNKKAPLLLAILDGWGSGAEIATNAVYVADTPNMDKWSEEFPMTTLVAHNGAVGLPEGQMGNSEVGHLNIGAGRIVYQDFTRINKAIDTGEFFANEVLTKVMDHISSCNEALHLLGLLSDGGVHSHIRHLVALVRMAKDKGIEKIFIHAFMDGRDTPPEGGAAYMEQLQQALAEIGAGRVATVTGRYYAMDRDKRWDRLQMAWQCLVDGHGVQADDPVQAVRDAYERGETDEFIKPMVITDTSGTPVARITDNDAVIFFNFRADRVRQLTHALTDKVFDEFSCAHRPKLADCVTFTQYEKDFDLPVAFPPQELRRILGEEVSRQGLRQLRIAETEKYAHVTYFFNGGIEEPFPGEDRVLIPSPKEVATYDLKPEMSAYLVTEELLKRLKNEDYSLIILNFANGDMVGHSGKIAAAVKACEAVDQCLGKLYTEIIQQGGTMLITSDHGNAELMEDPETGEPFTAHTLNPVPFLVVGERLRDCTLRNDGTLVDIAPTILNILEIPVPDEMGGRNLIEC; this is translated from the coding sequence ATGAACAAAAAAGCACCTTTGCTGCTGGCGATTCTTGACGGCTGGGGATCAGGCGCTGAAATTGCAACCAATGCCGTTTATGTCGCCGACACCCCGAACATGGACAAGTGGTCGGAGGAATTTCCGATGACCACCCTTGTTGCCCATAACGGCGCGGTGGGGCTGCCTGAAGGGCAGATGGGGAATTCCGAGGTCGGACACCTCAATATCGGCGCCGGCCGCATTGTCTACCAGGATTTTACCCGGATAAACAAGGCCATCGATACCGGCGAGTTTTTTGCCAATGAAGTCCTGACCAAGGTTATGGATCATATCTCCAGCTGCAATGAGGCCTTGCATCTTCTCGGTCTGCTGTCAGACGGCGGCGTTCACAGTCATATCAGGCATCTTGTCGCGCTGGTGAGGATGGCAAAGGATAAGGGTATTGAAAAAATCTTCATCCATGCGTTCATGGACGGCCGGGATACGCCTCCTGAAGGCGGCGCGGCTTATATGGAGCAGCTCCAGCAGGCTCTGGCTGAAATCGGCGCAGGCAGAGTGGCAACGGTAACCGGCAGATATTATGCAATGGACCGCGACAAGCGCTGGGATCGTCTACAGATGGCCTGGCAATGTCTGGTGGACGGCCACGGTGTTCAGGCGGATGATCCGGTGCAGGCGGTGCGGGATGCATATGAGCGCGGCGAGACTGATGAATTTATTAAACCGATGGTTATCACGGATACATCCGGCACACCCGTGGCGAGAATCACTGATAACGATGCAGTGATCTTTTTTAATTTCCGGGCTGATCGGGTCAGACAACTCACCCATGCCCTCACCGACAAGGTTTTTGATGAGTTTAGCTGTGCGCACCGCCCGAAACTGGCCGATTGTGTCACCTTTACGCAATATGAAAAGGATTTTGATCTGCCGGTGGCATTCCCGCCGCAGGAACTCAGGCGAATTCTTGGCGAGGAGGTGAGCCGGCAGGGGCTCAGGCAGCTGCGGATTGCCGAAACCGAGAAATACGCCCACGTCACCTATTTTTTCAACGGCGGCATCGAAGAGCCGTTTCCCGGCGAAGACCGGGTGCTCATCCCGTCACCCAAGGAGGTTGCCACCTACGATCTGAAGCCTGAAATGAGCGCCTATCTGGTGACTGAAGAATTGCTGAAGCGGCTGAAAAACGAGGATTACAGCCTGATCATCCTGAATTTTGCCAACGGTGACATGGTGGGCCACTCCGGGAAAATCGCCGCGGCGGTGAAGGCCTGTGAAGCGGTTGATCAATGTCTGGGGAAACTCTATACCGAGATAATCCAGCAAGGCGGCACCATGCTGATCACTTCCGACCACGGTAATGCCGAACTCATGGAAGACCCTGAAACCGGCGAACCTTTTACGGCGCATACCCTGAATCCGGTACCCTTTCTGGTTGTCGGCGAACGTTTGCGGGATTGTACCCTGCGGAATGATGGCACCCTGGTTGATATTGCTCCGACTATCCTTAATATTCTAGAAATTCCGGTGCCGGATGAGATGGGAGGCAGAAATCTCATTGAGTGCTGA
- a CDS encoding cyclic nucleotide-binding domain-containing protein — protein MNTEERVQCLKNIDLFSSFTDAELKGFAKNISEVQCAPGDILFQEGDPGNEMYILLEGELKVFKESREITIISPMDYVGEMSLIEDKPRSATVQADEPCLLLKIASEQFQYVVRQHSSMLTMMKALSQRIRRDTEIIAGEFEKANIMIHDMKNILSPFVVLDSIRKKVTDTTVQTYLGHLQDARRNLLFMMEEALANAKRLHKPSPVTTGALHTLIEELQASYFSIHPEIRDKTVVVTVKDILPLLAFCKLEIQRVITNIVLNAAQASKPGDQIEIILDSDGKSAIVRVQDHGTGIPAGLGKRIFESHFSTKSSGAGFGLASCKQIIEKKHGGTISYTSTPGKGTIFTLTLPLSPE, from the coding sequence ATGAATACTGAAGAACGGGTACAATGTCTTAAAAACATCGATTTGTTTTCGTCATTTACCGATGCCGAATTAAAGGGTTTTGCGAAGAACATTTCAGAGGTGCAGTGCGCGCCCGGCGATATACTCTTTCAGGAAGGCGACCCTGGAAATGAGATGTACATCCTCTTGGAGGGAGAGCTTAAAGTCTTCAAGGAAAGCAGGGAGATTACGATTATCTCGCCCATGGATTATGTCGGGGAGATGTCGCTTATCGAGGATAAACCCCGCTCCGCAACCGTACAGGCTGACGAGCCCTGCCTTTTGTTGAAAATTGCCTCCGAACAGTTTCAGTACGTGGTGCGCCAGCACAGTTCCATGCTGACGATGATGAAGGCTCTGAGTCAGAGGATCAGGCGGGATACGGAAATTATCGCCGGTGAGTTTGAAAAGGCGAATATCATGATCCATGATATGAAAAACATCCTTTCGCCTTTTGTGGTCCTTGATTCCATCAGGAAAAAAGTTACTGACACAACGGTGCAGACCTATCTTGGTCATTTGCAGGATGCCAGAAGAAATCTTCTGTTCATGATGGAAGAAGCGTTGGCCAACGCCAAACGGCTTCATAAACCATCACCGGTTACCACCGGCGCCCTCCATACCCTTATTGAAGAACTTCAGGCATCATATTTTTCGATTCATCCTGAAATCCGTGATAAAACGGTTGTGGTCACTGTTAAAGATATATTGCCGTTGCTAGCCTTTTGCAAGCTGGAAATTCAACGGGTCATAACCAATATTGTCTTGAATGCCGCCCAGGCCAGCAAGCCTGGAGACCAGATCGAAATAATCCTGGATTCGGACGGGAAAAGCGCTATTGTCCGTGTTCAAGATCACGGCACAGGCATTCCTGCAGGGCTTGGGAAACGGATTTTTGAGTCGCATTTTTCAACAAAATCATCCGGCGCCGGATTCGGTCTTGCATCCTGTAAGCAGATCATCGAAAAAAAGCATGGCGGCACAATTTCCTATACTTCCACACCGGGCAAAGGCACAATCTTTACCCTTACGCTGCCCTTATCTCCTGAATAA
- a CDS encoding nucleoside:proton symporter: protein MNILHSILGLLALTALAWLISENRKAVPLKTVCAGLAVQLLLALLLLKLPWCKDFFLLLNQGVSALQTATDAGTSFVFGYLGGGDLPFAENFPGASFILAFRALPLILVVSALSSLLFYWRIMPMIVKGFSWTLQKTLSIGGALGVGAAANIFVGMIEAPLFIRPYLSKLTRSELFAVMTCGMATIAGTVMVLYASILDKVIPGAMGHILVASIISAPAALTVARIMIPETNTLTAGDVVPAQNATSSMDAVTKGTADGLHFLINITAMLIVLVALVHLANIILGLAPDLAGKPITLQRMVGLIMAPVVWLMGIPWAEAKIAGVLMGTKTVMNELLAYLELARLPENTLSPRSMMIMTYAMCGFANLGSLGIMIGGLGSMAPERKNEVVSLGIRSIISGTLATMMTGAIAGIFYF, encoded by the coding sequence ATGAACATTCTACACAGCATTCTTGGCCTGCTGGCCCTCACCGCCCTTGCATGGCTGATCAGCGAAAACCGCAAGGCCGTGCCGCTCAAGACCGTATGTGCAGGGCTTGCCGTGCAGCTGCTTCTTGCCCTGCTGCTGCTTAAACTCCCCTGGTGCAAGGATTTTTTTCTGTTGCTCAATCAAGGCGTTTCCGCCTTGCAGACCGCAACGGATGCCGGCACCTCCTTTGTCTTCGGCTATCTTGGCGGCGGAGATCTGCCTTTTGCTGAAAATTTTCCCGGCGCAAGTTTCATCCTCGCCTTCCGCGCCCTGCCTTTAATCCTTGTGGTCAGCGCCCTGTCTTCCCTGCTTTTCTACTGGCGAATCATGCCGATGATCGTCAAAGGCTTTTCCTGGACGCTGCAGAAAACCCTCTCGATAGGCGGCGCTTTGGGCGTTGGGGCTGCCGCCAACATCTTTGTGGGGATGATCGAAGCCCCCCTTTTCATCCGTCCCTATCTCAGTAAACTGACCAGAAGCGAACTCTTTGCGGTGATGACCTGCGGCATGGCGACCATCGCCGGCACCGTCATGGTGCTTTACGCAAGCATTCTGGATAAGGTGATCCCCGGCGCCATGGGGCATATCCTGGTGGCGTCGATTATCAGCGCGCCTGCAGCGCTTACCGTTGCACGAATCATGATCCCCGAAACAAATACCCTGACCGCGGGAGATGTGGTGCCGGCGCAGAATGCCACCAGCTCCATGGATGCAGTTACCAAGGGGACTGCCGACGGCCTTCATTTCCTGATCAATATAACCGCCATGCTCATCGTTCTGGTGGCCCTGGTGCACCTGGCAAATATAATTCTCGGCCTGGCGCCGGATCTGGCAGGGAAACCCATCACCCTGCAGCGCATGGTCGGGCTGATCATGGCGCCGGTGGTCTGGCTCATGGGAATCCCCTGGGCCGAGGCAAAAATCGCAGGAGTCCTCATGGGCACCAAGACCGTCATGAACGAACTTCTCGCTTATCTGGAGCTCGCCAGACTCCCGGAAAACACCTTAAGCCCGCGAAGCATGATGATCATGACCTACGCCATGTGCGGGTTTGCCAATCTGGGAAGCCTGGGGATTATGATCGGCGGCCTGGGCTCAATGGCGCCGGAACGTAAAAACGAAGTAGTCTCCCTGGGAATCAGGTCGATCATCTCCGGC
- a CDS encoding adenine phosphoribosyltransferase → MSIKSKIRSIPDYPKKGIMFRDITTLIKDPVGFRLVIDNLTQRYLSGDVGFDLIVGIEARGFILGGALAYTLGKGFVPIRKKGKLPAEVISQEYALEYGTDQVEIHKDAFGKGTKILVIDDLLATGGTALAAAALIEKLGGVITEMAFIVNLPDVGGQKKLEDKGYKTYSLTEFEGE, encoded by the coding sequence ATGTCGATCAAATCAAAAATCCGCTCCATCCCCGATTACCCCAAAAAGGGAATAATGTTCCGCGACATCACCACGCTTATCAAGGATCCGGTGGGATTCAGGCTGGTGATCGATAATCTCACCCAGCGATACCTCTCCGGTGATGTTGGTTTTGACCTCATTGTTGGTATTGAAGCCCGCGGTTTCATTCTCGGCGGGGCGCTGGCCTATACCCTGGGAAAGGGTTTTGTGCCGATCCGCAAGAAAGGCAAACTGCCGGCCGAGGTGATCAGCCAGGAATACGCCCTGGAGTACGGCACCGATCAGGTTGAGATTCACAAGGACGCCTTTGGAAAAGGCACAAAAATTCTTGTAATCGACGACCTTCTTGCAACCGGCGGCACCGCTCTTGCCGCAGCAGCGCTTATTGAAAAACTGGGCGGGGTGATTACCGAGATGGCGTTTATCGTCAATCTGCCGGATGTCGGCGGTCAGAAAAAGCTTGAGGACAAAGGGTATAAAACCTATTCACTTACCGAATTCGAGGGTGAGTAA
- a CDS encoding purine-nucleoside phosphorylase has translation MENDQFITQVDQALVFLKERLTGLPEIILVLGTGLGSFGEVIEAKQVIPYEDIPHFPRSTVATHAGNLVCGTLCGKNIAVLQGRFHFYEGYSTRRLTLPVRVLALLGARIFIATNVAGGLDLTLKPGSMMIIRDHLNFIPDNPLRGPNVEAWGPRFPDMSEVYDQGLIDAALRCAEKIGLKHVMTGIYVAIPGPSLETPAETRWLKNCGADAVGMSTVPEVIVARHAGLKILGISLIANVNDPDDFKPILFEEVIAQAKKAERDFLQLVVEVLKEI, from the coding sequence ATGGAAAATGATCAATTCATAACACAGGTTGATCAAGCCCTGGTCTTTCTCAAGGAGAGATTAACGGGCCTGCCTGAAATTATTCTTGTTCTGGGAACCGGCCTTGGAAGTTTCGGAGAAGTAATTGAAGCCAAGCAGGTTATTCCCTATGAAGATATTCCGCATTTTCCCCGGTCCACCGTTGCCACCCATGCAGGCAATCTCGTCTGCGGGACTCTTTGCGGCAAAAATATCGCAGTTCTGCAGGGGAGATTTCATTTTTACGAAGGATACAGCACCCGGCGGTTGACTCTGCCGGTACGGGTATTGGCATTGCTGGGCGCCAGGATTTTTATTGCCACCAATGTCGCAGGCGGCCTGGATCTGACCTTAAAGCCCGGATCAATGATGATTATCAGGGACCATCTCAATTTTATCCCGGATAATCCATTGCGGGGGCCCAATGTTGAGGCCTGGGGCCCGCGTTTCCCTGATATGTCGGAAGTGTATGACCAGGGGTTGATTGACGCTGCTTTGCGGTGTGCGGAGAAGATTGGTCTTAAACATGTGATGACCGGTATTTATGTGGCAATTCCCGGGCCCAGCCTTGAAACCCCTGCCGAAACAAGGTGGCTCAAAAATTGCGGCGCTGATGCAGTGGGCATGTCAACCGTGCCGGAGGTAATCGTTGCCAGACATGCAGGACTGAAAATCCTGGGGATTTCACTGATCGCCAACGTCAATGATCCTGACGATTTCAAACCCATCCTTTTTGAAGAGGTTATTGCCCAGGCAAAAAAAGCGGAAAGGGATTTTCTGCAATTAGTCGTTGAAGTGTTAAAAGAGATTTGA
- a CDS encoding threonine synthase translates to MKYISTRGKIAPVSFTEAVMMGLATDGGLLLPESIPAVDHATLESWGRLSYQELAFEVLSLFIKDIPANDLRELINRSYSTFTHPEICPVVKKGEVYILELFHGPTLAFKDVALQFLGNVFEYLLKKSGGRMNILGATSGDTGSAAIYGVRGKDRINIFILHPHKRVSAIQELQMTTVTDPNVYNIAIRGTFDDGQSIVKSIFNDIAFKDAYQLGAVNSINWARIVAQVVYYVFAYLRVSKETGAKAVDFSVPTGNFGDIFAGFVAGRLMPGKVRRLILATNENDLLSRFIDQGEYSLGKVVQTSSPSMDIQVASNFERYLYYLNSEDADKTREDMENFAKTGKLAFSSELKQQVQKDFLSKRVDENQTIATINEFYAAHGYVLDPHTAVGVNAGHMYVEADVPMVCLSTAHPAKFGEAVHRAIGRDPVMPASLAGLADRKSRCEVLEADVEVIKAFVQENAL, encoded by the coding sequence ATGAAATACATCAGTACCAGAGGAAAAATTGCGCCGGTGTCGTTTACCGAAGCGGTGATGATGGGCCTGGCTACCGACGGTGGCCTGTTGCTTCCCGAATCCATTCCAGCGGTTGACCATGCAACTCTTGAAAGCTGGGGCAGGCTTTCGTATCAGGAACTGGCTTTTGAGGTCTTATCCCTGTTTATCAAGGATATTCCGGCTAATGATCTGCGGGAGCTGATCAATCGTTCATACAGTACCTTCACCCATCCTGAAATCTGCCCGGTGGTGAAAAAGGGCGAAGTATACATCCTTGAACTGTTCCACGGCCCCACCCTGGCTTTCAAGGACGTGGCTTTGCAGTTCCTGGGAAATGTTTTCGAGTATCTGCTCAAAAAAAGTGGCGGCAGGATGAATATCCTGGGTGCAACGTCCGGGGACACCGGCAGTGCGGCAATCTATGGAGTGCGCGGCAAGGACCGGATAAATATTTTCATCCTCCACCCCCATAAACGAGTCAGCGCCATCCAGGAACTGCAGATGACCACGGTTACCGACCCCAATGTTTACAACATTGCGATCCGCGGTACCTTTGATGACGGACAATCCATTGTAAAGAGCATTTTTAATGATATCGCCTTTAAAGACGCCTACCAACTGGGGGCGGTGAATTCCATCAACTGGGCGCGGATTGTCGCCCAGGTCGTCTATTATGTCTTTGCCTATCTGCGGGTTTCTAAAGAAACCGGCGCAAAGGCTGTTGATTTTTCAGTGCCCACCGGAAATTTCGGTGACATCTTTGCAGGCTTTGTGGCCGGGCGCCTCATGCCGGGCAAAGTTCGACGGCTGATTCTTGCCACCAATGAAAATGACCTGCTCTCCCGCTTCATAGATCAAGGCGAATATTCACTGGGTAAGGTTGTTCAGACCTCCAGTCCGTCCATGGATATTCAGGTGGCAAGTAATTTTGAGCGCTACCTCTATTATCTGAACAGCGAGGATGCCGACAAAACCCGTGAGGATATGGAAAATTTTGCCAAAACCGGCAAGCTTGCCTTTTCCTCCGAACTCAAGCAACAGGTGCAAAAGGATTTTCTATCAAAGCGGGTTGACGAAAACCAGACTATTGCAACGATCAATGAGTTTTACGCCGCCCACGGCTATGTTCTTGATCCGCACACCGCAGTGGGCGTCAATGCCGGCCATATGTACGTTGAGGCGGATGTCCCGATGGTCTGTCTTTCAACCGCCCATCCGGCAAAATTCGGCGAGGCCGTGCACCGGGCAATCGGTCGGGATCCGGTTATGCCGGCAAGTCTTGCGGGCCTTGCCGACCGGAAGAGCCGCTGCGAGGTGCTTGAGGCGGATGTTGAGGTTATAAAGGCGTTTGTTCAAGAAAATGCTTTATAG
- the rsfS gene encoding ribosome silencing factor: MKKIKKVLRDKTSLELAEVISSAALDNKAEQLVILDVRGISSFADYFVIMTGRSTRHVQGLADAVDGAARDKRIKSANTEGLSEGYWVLLDYNDVIVHIFYSEAREFYDLEGLWHDAPRVELESDAPAEKKKRKK; encoded by the coding sequence ATGAAAAAAATAAAGAAAGTACTTAGAGACAAAACCAGCCTTGAGCTGGCAGAAGTCATCAGCAGTGCCGCCCTTGATAACAAGGCGGAACAACTCGTAATCCTTGATGTCCGGGGGATTTCATCCTTTGCCGATTATTTTGTGATCATGACCGGACGGTCTACCCGCCATGTGCAGGGGCTCGCTGATGCCGTGGACGGTGCGGCAAGAGACAAGCGGATAAAAAGTGCAAACACCGAGGGCCTGTCTGAAGGGTATTGGGTGCTGTTGGATTACAATGATGTCATTGTCCATATTTTTTATAGCGAGGCCAGGGAGTTCTATGACCTTGAAGGGCTCTGGCACGATGCGCCCAGGGTCGAGCTGGAGTCTGATGCACCAGCTGAGAAGAAAAAGAGAAAGAAATGA
- the mtnP gene encoding S-methyl-5'-thioadenosine phosphorylase → MIKIGIIGGSGLDNPDILDNPQEREINTPYGRPSSALTCGSIAGVDIAIIARHGNSHSIMPGKVNFRANIHALKKYGCTHILAATAVGSLREEIAPGHLVFPDQFIDFTRKRETTFFDQDTVVHTPMAEPFCPNLRQLLAESATGLGLSFHQNKTVITIEGPRFSTRAESHMFRGFNADVINMSTVPEVNLAREKKMHYAAVAMSTDYDCWHEDEEPVTWEMIVATMKKNAGNVISLFLKTIPLIKEYNDICVD, encoded by the coding sequence ATGATCAAAATCGGCATCATCGGCGGTTCCGGACTCGACAATCCTGATATACTGGATAACCCTCAGGAACGAGAAATAAACACTCCCTACGGCAGACCCTCATCAGCCCTTACCTGCGGCTCAATTGCAGGCGTTGATATCGCCATAATCGCCCGGCACGGAAATTCACACTCCATCATGCCCGGCAAGGTGAATTTCAGGGCAAATATTCACGCCCTGAAAAAATACGGCTGTACCCATATCCTCGCTGCCACCGCGGTTGGTTCACTTCGCGAAGAAATCGCCCCCGGGCATCTGGTATTCCCGGACCAGTTCATCGATTTCACCAGAAAAAGAGAAACAACTTTTTTCGACCAGGACACCGTAGTGCATACCCCCATGGCCGAACCTTTCTGCCCGAACCTAAGACAACTGCTTGCCGAATCCGCGACCGGGCTCGGACTTTCCTTTCATCAAAATAAAACAGTGATTACCATTGAAGGCCCGCGGTTTTCCACCAGGGCCGAAAGCCACATGTTCAGGGGATTTAACGCTGATGTGATCAATATGAGCACGGTTCCTGAAGTGAACCTTGCCAGAGAAAAAAAGATGCATTATGCCGCGGTTGCCATGTCAACGGATTACGACTGCTGGCACGAAGACGAAGAACCAGTGACCTGGGAAATGATTGTGGCCACCATGAAAAAAAATGCCGGTAATGTTATCAGTCTTTTCCTGAAAACCATTCCGCTGATTAAAGAATATAACGATATCTGTGTTGATTAA
- a CDS encoding Rho termination factor N-terminal domain-containing protein, which translates to MTMNEIKQKAQQMGIKVGKMKKGDLIRSIQVEEGNFPCFGTPSNHCDQLECSWRNDCLAT; encoded by the coding sequence ATGACGATGAACGAAATAAAACAAAAAGCTCAACAAATGGGAATCAAGGTCGGCAAGATGAAGAAAGGCGATCTCATCCGGTCCATCCAGGTTGAGGAAGGGAATTTCCCCTGTTTCGGGACACCCAGCAACCACTGCGATCAGCTGGAATGCTCCTGGAGAAATGACTGCCTGGCAACCTGA